Proteins encoded within one genomic window of Desulfosalsimonas propionicica:
- a CDS encoding O-acetylhomoserine aminocarboxypropyltransferase/cysteine synthase family protein has product MSDQKRFETICLHAGQVPDPATGARAVPVHRTTSYVFENSDHAARLFSYQEPGNIYTRIMNPTQDVMEKRMAAMEAGGAALALASGTSAIFYSIINICSAGQEIVSANNLYGGTYTMFDSILPQMGIRTRFADARSPESFEAAINENTRALFAETIGNPALEFTDIEAVAKIAEKHHMPLIIDNTFTTPYLLRPIEHGANVVVNSATKWIGGHGTGIGGVVIDGANFDWTDPKFEMFNTPDPSNFNLRFASDLGENNPIAFVMRMRLVALRNLGACISPDNAWIFLQGMETLPLRMQRHCENAMAVAQFLKTHPQVGWVRYPGLADDPAYPVASRYLANGFGAMVVFGIKGGRDAGKRFIDSLKLFSHLANVGDAKSLALHPASTTHSQLTDAQQIEAGVSPDMIRLSVGIEHIDDIAADLDQALHA; this is encoded by the coding sequence ATGTCTGACCAGAAACGTTTTGAAACCATCTGCCTGCATGCCGGCCAGGTGCCGGACCCGGCCACGGGGGCCCGGGCGGTTCCCGTACACCGGACCACCTCGTATGTGTTTGAAAACTCGGATCATGCGGCCCGGCTGTTTTCCTACCAGGAGCCGGGCAATATTTACACGCGCATCATGAACCCTACCCAGGATGTCATGGAAAAGCGCATGGCCGCCATGGAAGCCGGGGGCGCGGCCCTGGCCCTGGCCTCGGGCACGTCTGCAATTTTTTATTCCATTATCAATATCTGCTCGGCCGGACAGGAGATTGTTTCCGCCAACAATCTCTACGGCGGCACCTACACCATGTTTGACAGCATTCTGCCCCAGATGGGCATCCGCACCCGGTTTGCGGATGCCCGCAGCCCGGAGAGTTTTGAAGCGGCCATTAATGAAAACACCCGGGCCCTGTTTGCCGAAACCATCGGCAATCCCGCCCTGGAGTTCACAGACATCGAAGCTGTGGCCAAAATCGCCGAAAAACACCACATGCCGCTGATCATTGACAATACCTTTACCACGCCGTATCTGCTGCGTCCCATTGAGCACGGGGCCAATGTGGTGGTCAATTCGGCCACCAAATGGATCGGCGGCCACGGCACGGGCATCGGGGGTGTGGTGATCGACGGGGCCAATTTTGACTGGACAGATCCCAAGTTTGAGATGTTTAACACCCCGGATCCAAGCAATTTCAATTTGCGGTTTGCCTCTGATCTGGGGGAGAACAATCCCATTGCCTTTGTCATGCGCATGCGGCTGGTGGCCCTTCGCAACCTGGGGGCCTGTATTTCGCCCGACAACGCCTGGATTTTTCTCCAGGGCATGGAGACTCTGCCCCTTCGCATGCAGCGGCACTGCGAAAACGCCATGGCCGTGGCCCAATTTTTAAAGACGCATCCGCAGGTGGGCTGGGTGCGCTATCCGGGCCTTGCAGATGATCCCGCATATCCGGTGGCCTCACGCTACCTGGCAAACGGATTCGGCGCCATGGTGGTATTCGGCATCAAGGGCGGAAGGGATGCGGGAAAGCGGTTTATCGACAGCCTGAAATTGTTTTCCCATCTGGCCAATGTGGGCGATGCCAAGAGCCTGGCCCTGCATCCGGCCAGCACCACCCATTCCCAGTTAACCGATGCCCAGCAGATTGAAGCCGGGGTCAGCCCGGACATGATCCGCCTGTCGGTGGGAATCGAGCACATTGATGATATTGCCGCGGATCTGGATCAGGCCCTGCACGCTTAA
- a CDS encoding ferredoxin: protein MKVQIDYDLCMGDGNCSKVCPEVFEYDNDQMLARVTVSEVPAEYADRVRQAAEECAPGAIVVEE, encoded by the coding sequence ATGAAGGTACAGATTGATTATGATCTTTGCATGGGAGACGGCAACTGCAGCAAGGTATGCCCGGAGGTGTTTGAATACGATAATGATCAGATGCTGGCCCGGGTAACCGTCAGCGAGGTTCCGGCCGAATACGCCGACCGGGTCCGGCAGGCGGCCGAGGAATGCGCCCCCGGGGCCATTGTGGTCGAAGAATAA
- a CDS encoding DUF4168 domain-containing protein: protein MQTRKMTSKTRLFKILCPLLIGCFTLAIAPAMAQQDGGSGYGGQQGQQQNQQGQQQYGQQTRQKADFEDKTIEKFAKAHKEVRDLQEDYSSELQNADDENQARDLQSKYREKIMSVIEENDLGVEKYNEISMAMQRDSDLREKVEDKM, encoded by the coding sequence ATGCAAACCCGAAAAATGACTTCCAAAACCCGTCTCTTTAAAATCCTGTGTCCCCTGCTCATCGGGTGTTTCACTCTGGCAATCGCTCCGGCCATGGCCCAGCAGGACGGCGGCAGCGGCTACGGCGGGCAGCAGGGTCAGCAGCAGAATCAGCAGGGCCAGCAGCAGTATGGTCAGCAGACCCGGCAGAAGGCGGATTTTGAAGACAAGACCATTGAAAAATTCGCCAAGGCCCATAAGGAAGTGCGCGATCTGCAGGAAGATTACTCCTCTGAACTACAGAACGCCGATGATGAAAACCAGGCACGGGATCTGCAGAGCAAGTATCGGGAAAAAATCATGAGCGTGATCGAGGAAAATGATCTCGGCGTGGAAAAATACAATGAAATCAGCATGGCCATGCAGCGCGATTCCGACCTGCGGGAAAAAGTCGAAGATAAGATGTAA